From Symphalangus syndactylus isolate Jambi chromosome X, NHGRI_mSymSyn1-v2.1_pri, whole genome shotgun sequence, the proteins below share one genomic window:
- the MED12 gene encoding mediator of RNA polymerase II transcription subunit 12 isoform X1, with translation MAAFGILSYEHRPLKRPRLGPPDVYPQDPKQKEDELTALNVKQGFNNQPAVSGDEHGSAKNVSFNPAKISSNFSSIIAEKLRCNTLPDTGRRKPQVNQKDNFWLVTARSQSAINTWFTDLAGTKPLTQLAKKVPIFSKKEEVFGYLAKYTVPVMRAAWLIKMTCAYYAAISETKVKKRHVDPFMEWTQIITKYLWEQLQKMAEYYRPGPAGSGGCGSTIGPLPHDVEVAIRQWDYTEKLAMFMFQDGMLDRHEFLTWVLECFEKIRPGEDELLKLLLPLLLRYSGEFVQSAYLSRRLAYFCTRRLALQLDGVSSHSSHVISAQSTSTLPTTPAPQPPTSSTPSTPFSDLLMCPQHRPLVFGLSCILQTILLCCPSALVWHYSLTDSRIKTGSPLDHLPIAPSNLPMPEGNSAFTQQVRAKLREIEQQIKERGQAVEVRWSFDKCQEATAGFTIGRVLHTLEVLDSHSFERSDFSNSLDSLCNRIFGLGPSKDGHEISSDDDAVVSLLCEWAVSCKRSGRHRAMVVAKLLEKRQAEIEAERCGESEAADEKGSIASGSLSAPSAPIFQDVLLQFLDTQAPMLTDPRSESERVEFFNLVLLFCELIRHDVFSHNMYTCTLISRGDLAFGAPGPRPPSPFDDPADDPEHKEAEGSSSSKLEDPGLSESMDIDPSSSVLFEDMEKPDFSLFSPTMPCEGKGSPSPEKPDVEKEVKPPPKEKIEGTLGVLYDQPRHVQYATHFPIPQEESCSHECNQRLVVLFGVGKQRDDARHAIKKITKDILKVLNRKGTAETDQLAPIVPLNPGDLTFLGGEDGQKRRRNRPEAFPTAEDIFAKFQHLSHYDQHQVTAQVSRNVLEQITSFALGMSYHLPLVQHVQFIFDLMEYSLSISGLIDFAIQLLNELSVVEAELLLKSSDLVGSYTTSLCLCIVAVLRHYHACLILNQDQMAQVFEGLCGVVKHGMNRSDGSSAERCILAYLYDLYTSCSHLKNKFGELFSDFCSKVKNTIYCNVEPSESNMRWAPEFMIDTLENPAAHTFTYTGLGKSLSENPANRYSFVCNALMHVCVGHHDPDRVNDIAILCAELTGYCKSLSAEWLGVLKALCCSSNNGTCGFNDLLCNVDVSDLSFHDSLATFVAILIARQCLLLEDLIRCAAIPSLLNAACSEQDSEPGARLTCRILLHLFKTPQLNPCQSDGNKPTVGIRSSCDRHLLAASQNRIVDGAVFAVLKAVFVLGDAELKGSGFTVTGGTEELPEEEGGGGSGGRRQGGRNISVETASLDVYAKYVLRSICQQEWVGERCLKSLCEDSNDLQDPVLSSAQAQRLMQLICYPHRLLDNEDGENPQRQRIKRILQNLDQWTMRQSSLELQLMIKQTPNNEMNSLLENIAKATIEVFQQSAETGSSSGSTASNMPSSSKTKPVLSSLERSGVWLVAPLIAKLPTSVQGHVLKAAGEELEKGQHLGSSSRKERDRQKQKSMSLLSQQPFLSLVLTCLKGQDEQREGLLTSLYSQVHQIVNNWRDDQYLDDCKPKQLMHEALKLRLNLVGGMFDTVQRSTQQTTEWAMLLLEIIISGTVDMQSNNELFTTVLDMLSVLINGTLAADMSSISQGSMEENKRAYMNLAKKLQKELGERQSDSLEKVRQLLPLPKQTRDVITCEPQGSLIDTKGNKIAGFDSIFKKEGLQVSTKQKISPWDLFEGLKPSAPLSWGWFGTVRVDRRVARGEEQQRLLLYHTHLRPRPRAYYLEPLPLPPEDEEPPAPTLLEPEKKAPEPPKTDKPGAAPPSTEERKKKSTKGKKRSQPATKTEDYGMGPGRSGPYGVTVPPDLLHHPNPGSITHLNYRQGSIGLYTQNQPLPAGGPRVDPYRPVRLPMQKLPTRPTYPGVLPTTMTGVMGLEPSSYKTSVYRQQQPAVPQGQRLRQQLQAKISQGMLGQSSVHQMTPSSSYGLQTSQGYTPYVSHVGLQQHTGPAGTMVPPSYSSQPYQSTHPSTNPTLVDPTRHLQQRPSGYVHQQAPTYGHGLTSTQRFSHQTLQQTPMISTMTPMSAQGVQAGVRSTAILPEQQQQQQQQQQQQQQQQQQQQQQQQQYHIRQQQQQQILRQQQQQQQQQQQQQQQQQQQQQQQQQQQHQQQQQQQAAPPQPQPQSQPQFQRQGLQQTQQQQQTAALVRQLQQQLSNTQPQPSTNIFGRY, from the exons ATGGCGGCCTTCGGGATCTTGAGCTACGAACACCGGCCGCTGAAGCGGCCGCGGCTGGGGCCTCCCGATGTTTACCCTCAGGACCCCAAACAGAAGGAG GATGAACTGACGGCCTTGAATGTAAAACAAGGTTTCAATAACCAGCCTGCTGTCTCTGGGGATGAACATGGCAGTGCCAAGAACGTCAGCTTCAATCCTGCCAAG ATCAGTTCCAACTTCAGCAGCATTATTGCAGAGAAATTACGTTGTAATACCCTCCCTGACACTGGTCGCAGGAAGCCCCAAGTGAACCAGAAGGACAACTTCTGGCTGGTGACTGCACGATCCCAGAGTGCCATTAACACTTGGTTCACTGACTTGGCTGGCACCAAGCCACTCACGCAACTAGCCAAAAAG GTCCCCATTTTCAGTAAGAAGGAAGAAGTGTTTGGGTACTTAGCCAAATACACAGTGCCTGTGATGCGGGCTGCCTGGCTCATTAAGATGACCTGTGCCTACTATGCAGCAATCTCTGAGACCAAGGTTAAGAAGAGACATGTTGACCCTTTCATGG aATGGACTCAGATCATCACCAAGTACTTGTGGGAGCAGTTACAGAAGATGGCTGAATACTACCGGCCAGGGCCTGCAGGAAGTGGGGGCTGTGGTTCCACGATAGGGCCCTTGCCCCATGATGTAGAGGTGGCAATCCGGCAGTGGGATTACACTGAGAAGCTGGCCATGTTCATGTTTCAG GATGGAATGCTGGACAGACATGAGTTCCTGACCTGGGTGCTTGAGTGTTTTGAGAAGATCCGCCCTGGAGAGGATGAATTGCTTAAACTGCTGCTGCCCCTGCTTCTCCGA TACTCTGGGGAATTTGTTCAGTCTGCGTACCTGTCCCGCCGGCTTGCCTACTTCTGTACACGGAGACTGGCCCTGCAGCTGGATGGTGTGAGCAGTCACTCATCTCATGTTATATCTGCTCAGTCAACAAGCACGCTACCCACCACCCCGGCTCCTCAGCCCCCAACTAGCAGCACACCCTCGACTCCCTTTAGTGACCTGCTTATGTGCCCTCAGCACCGGCCCCTGGTTTTTGGCCTCAGCTGTATCCTACAG ACCATCCTCCTGTGCTGTCCTAGTGCCTTGGTTTGGCACTACTCACTAACTGATAGCAGAATTAAGACCGGCTCACCACTTGACCACTTGCCTATTGCCCCGTCCAACCTGCCCATGCCAGAGGGTAACAGTGCCTTCACTCAGCAG GTCCGTGCAAAGTTGCGGGAGATCGAGCAGCAGATCAAGGAGCGGGGACAGGCAGTTGAAGTTCGCTGGTCTTTCGATAAATGCCAGGAAGCTACTGCTG GCTTCACCATTGGACGGGTACTTCATACTTTGGAAGTGCTGGACAGCCATAGTTTTGAGCGCTCTGACTTCAGCAACTCTCTTGACTCCCTTTGTAACCGAATCTTTGGATTGGGGCCTAGCAAGGATGGGCATGAG ATCTCCTCAGATGATGATGCTGTGGTGTCATTGCTATGTGAATGGGCTGTCAGCTGCAAGCGTTCTGGTCGGCATCGTGCTATGGTGGTAGCCAAGCTCCTGGAGAAGAGACAGGCGGAGATTGAGGCTGAG CGTTGTGGAGAATCAGAAGCCGCAGATGAGAAGGGTTCCATAGCCTCTGGCTCCCTTTCTGCTCCCAGTGCTCCCATTTTCCAGGATGTCCTCCTGCAGTTTCTGGATACACAGGCTCCCATGCTGA CGGACCCTCGAAGTGAGAGTGAGCGGGTGGAATTCTTTAACTTAGTACTGCTGTTCTGTGAACTGATTCGACATGATGTTTTCTCCCACAACATGTATACTTGCACTCTCATCTCCCGAGGGGACCTTGCCTTTGGAGCCCCTGGTCCCCGGCCTCCCTCTCCCTTTGATGATCCTGCCGATGACCCAGAGCACAAGGAGGCtgaaggcagcagcagcagcaagctcGAA GATCCAGGGCTCTCAGAATCTATGGACATTGACCCTAGTTCCAGTGTGCTCTTTGAGGACATGGAGAAGCCTGATTTCTCA TTGTTCTCCCCTACTATGCCCTGTGAGGGGAAGGGCAGTCCATCCCCTGAGAAGCCAGATGTCGAGAAGGAGGTGAAGCCCCCACCCAAGGAGAAGATTGAAGGGACCCTTGGGGTTCTTTACGACCAGCCACGACACGTGCAGTATGCCACCCATTTTCCCATCCCCCAG GAGGAGTCATGCAGCCATGAGTGCAACCAGCGGTTGGTCGTACTGTTTGGGGTGGGAAAGCAGCGAGATGATGCCCGCCATGCCATCAAGAAAATCACCAAGGATATCCTGAAGGTTCTGAACCGCAAGGGGACAGCAGAAACTG ACCAGCTTGCTCCTATTGTGCCTCTGAATCCTGGAGACCTGACATTCTTAG GTGGGGAGGATGGGCAGAAGCGGCGACGCAACCGGCCTGAAGCCTTCCCCACTGCTGAAGATATCTTTGCTAAGTTCCAGCACCTTTCACATTATGACCAACACCAGGTCACGGCTCAG GTCTCCCGGAATGTTCTGGAGCAGATCACGAGCTTTGCCCTTGGCATGTCATACCACTTGCCTCTGGTGCAGCATGTGCAGTTCATCTTCGACCTCATGGAATATTCACTCAGCATCAGTGGCCTCATCGACTTTGCCATTCAG CTGCTGAATGAACTGAGTGTAGTTGAGGCTGAGCTGCTTCTCAAATCCTCGGATCTGGTGGGCAGCTACACTACTAGCCTGTGCCTGTGCATCGTGGCTGTCCTGCGGCACTATCATGCCTGCCTCATCCTCAACCAGGACCAGATGGCACAGGTCTTTGAGGG GCTGTGTGGCGTCGTGAAGCATGGGATGAACCGGTCCGATGGCTCCTCTGCAGAGCGCTGTATCCTTGCTTATCTCTATGATCTGTACACCTCCTGTAGccatttaaagaacaaatttgggGAGCTCTTCAG CGACTTTTGCTCAAAGGTGAAGAACACCATCTACTGCAACGTGGAGCCATCGGAATCAAATATGCGCTGGGCACCTGAGTTCATGATTGACACTCTAGAGAACCCTGCAGCTCACACCTTCACCTACACGGGGCTAGGCAAGAGTCTTAGTGAGAACCCTGCTAACCGCTACAGCTTTGTCTGCAATGCCCTTATGCACGTCTGTGTGGGGCACCATGATCCCGATAG GGTGAATGACATCGCAATCCTGTGTGCAGAGCTGACCGGCTATTGCAAGTCACTGAGTGCAGAATGGCTAGGAGTGCTTAAGGCCTTGTGCTGCTCCTCTAACAATGGCACTTGTGGTTTCAACGATCTCCTCTGCAATGTTGAT GTCAGTGACCTGTCTTTTCATGACTCGCTGGCCACTTTTGTTGCCATCCTCATCGCTCGGCAGTGTTTGCTCCTGGAAGATCTGATTCGCTGTGCTGCCATCCCTTCACTCCTTAATGCTG CTTGTAGTGAACAGGACTCTGAGCCAGGGGCCCGGCTTACCTGCCGCATCCTCCTTCACCTTTTCAAGACACCGCAGCTCAATCCTTGCCAGTCTGATGGAA ACAAGCCTACAGTAGGAATCCGCTCCTCCTGTGACCGCCACCTGCTGGCTGCCTCCCAGAACCGCATCGTGGATGGAGCTGTGTTTGCTGTTCTCAAGGCTGTGTTTGTACTTG GGGATGCGGAACTGAAAGGTTCAGGCTTCACTGTGACAGGAGGAACAGAAGAACTtccagaggaggagggaggaggtggcAGTGGTGGTCGGAGGCAGGGTGGCCGCAACATCTCTGTGGAGACAGCCAGTCTGGATGTCTATGCCAAGTACGTGCTGCGCAGCATCTGCCAACAG GAATGGGTAGGAGAACGTTGCCTTAAGTCTCTGTGTGAGGACAGCAATGACCTGCAAGACCCAGTGTTGAGTAGTGCCCAGGCGCAGCGCCTCATGCAGCTCATTTGCTACCCACATCGACTGCTGGACAATGAGGATGGGGAAAACCCCCAGCGGCAGCGCATAAAGCGCATTCTCCAG AACTTGGACCAGTGGACCATGCGCCAGTCTTCCTTGGAGCTGCAGCTCATGATCAAGCAGACCCCTAACAAT GAGATGAACTCCCTCTTGGAGAACATCGCCAAGGCCACAATCGAGGTTTTCCAACAGTCAGCAGAGACAGGGTCATCTTCTGGAAGTACTGCAAGCAACATGCCCAGCAGCAGCAAGACCAAGCCTGTGCTCAG CTCTCTAGAGCGTTCTGGTGTATGGCTGGTGGCCCCCCTCATTGCTAAACTGCCCACCTCAGTCCAGGGACATGTGTTAAAGGCTGCTGGGGAGGAATTGGAGAAGGGTCAGCACCTGGGTTCCTCTTCACGCAAAGAACGTGATCGACAAAAGCAGAAGAG CATGTCCCTGTTGAGCCAGCAGCCCTTCTTATCGCTGGTGCTAACATGTCTGAAAGGGCAGGATGAACAACGCGAGGGACTCCTTACCTCCCTCTACAGCCAGGTGCACCAG ATTGTGAATAATTGGCGAGATGACCAGTACTTAGATGATTGCAAACCAAAGCAGCTTATGCATGAGGCACTCAAACTGCGGCTCAACCTG GTGGGGGGCATGTTTGACACGGTGCAGCGCAGCACCCAGCAGACCACGGAGTGGGCCATGCTCCTCCTGGAGATCATCATCAGCGGCACTGTCGACATGCAGTCCAACAA TGAGCTCTTCACTACTGTCTTGGACATGCTGAGCGTGCTCATCAATGGGACATTGGCTGCAGACATGTCTAGCATCTCGCAAGGCAGCATGGAGGAAAACAAGCGTGCATACATGAACCTGGCGAAGAAGTTGCAG AAGGAGTTGGGGGAGCGCCAGTCAGACAGTCTGGAAAAGGTTCGCCAGCTGCTGCCACTGCCCAAGCAGACCCGAGATGTCATCACGTGTGAGCCACAGGGCTCCCTTATCGATACCAAGGGCAACAAGATTGCTGGCTTCGATTCCATCTTCAAGAAGGAG GGTCTACAGGTTTCCACCAAACAGAAGATCTCGCCCTGGGATCTTTTTGAGGGGTTGAAGCCGTCAGCACCACTCTCTTGGGGCTGGTTTGGAACAGTCCGAGTGGACCGGCGAGTGGCTCGAGGAGAGGAGCAGCAGCGGTTGCTGCTCTACCACACACACCTGAGGCCCCGGCCCCGTGCCTATTACCTGGAGCCACTGCCACTGCCCCCAGAAGATGAGGAGCCCCCTGCTCCTACCCTGCTAGAGCCTGAGAAAAAGGCTCCAGAGCCCCCCAAAACTGACAAACCGGGGGCTGCTCCACCCAGTACTGAGGAACGCAAGAAGAAGTCCACCAAGGGCAAGAAACGCAGCCAGCCAGCTACCAAGACAGAG GACTATGGAATGGGCCCGGGTCGGAGCGGCCCTTATGGTGTGACAGTGCCTCCGGACCTCCTGCACCACCCAAATCCTGGTTCCATAACCCACCTTAACTACAGGCAAGGCTCCATAGGCCTGTACACCCAGAACCAGCCACTACCTGCAG GTGGCCCTCGTGTGGACCCATACCGCCCTGTGCGCTTACCAATGCAGAAGCTGCCCACCCGACCGACTTACCCTGGAGTGCTGCCCACAACCATGACTGGCGTCATGGGCTTAGAACCCTCCTCTTATAAGACCTCCGTGTACCGGCAGCAGCAACCTGCGGTGCCCCAAGGACAGCGCCTTCGCCAACAGCTCCAGGCAAAGATA AGTCAGGGCATGCTGGGACAGTCATCTGTCCATCAGATGACTCCCAGCTCTTCCTACGGTTTGCAGACTTCCCAG GGCTATACTCCTTATGTTTCTCATGTGGGATTGCAGCAACACACAGGCCCTGCAGGTACCATGGTGCCCCCCAGCTACTCCAGCCAGCCTTACCAGAGCACCCACCCTTCTACCAATCCTACTCTTGTAGATCCTACCCGCCACCTGCAACAGCGGCCCAGTGGCTATGTGCATCAGCAGGCCCCCACCTATGGACATGGACTGACCTCCACTCAAAG GTTTTCACACCAGACACTGCAGCAGACACCCATGATAAGTACCATGACTCCAATGAGTGCCCAGGGCGTCCAGGCAGGCGTCCGCTCAACAGCCATCCTAcctgagcagcagcagcagcagcaacagcaacagcaacagcagcagcagcagcaacagcaacagcagcagcagcagcagcagtaccACAtccggcagcagcagcagcagcagatccTGCGG cagcagcagcaacagcagcagcagcagcagcagcagcagcagcaacagcaacaacagcagcagcaacagcaacaacagcaacaccagcagcaacagcagcaacagGCGGCTCCTCCCCAACCTCAGCCCCAGTCCCAGCCCCAG TTCCAGCGCCAGGGGCTTCAGCAGACCCAGCAGCAGCAACAGACAGCAGCTTTGGTCCGGCAACTTCAACAACAGCTCTCCA ATACCCAGCCACAGCCCAGTACCAACATATTTGGACGCTACTGA